The following DNA comes from Alienimonas californiensis.
GGCCTGTTTGTGCAGGAGTTCGGCGAAGGCTTCGGCGCAACGGTCGGCGAGGGCCTTGACCATGATGGCGCGGTAGTCGTCCCCGCCTTTTTCCAGGGCGAGCGCGTGCTCGTCCGCCCCGTGGCCGGAGGTCACGGCGAAGGCCCCGACGTAGTCCTTCACCCCGCTGCCGACCGGGGCGACGTAATCCGCGAGGCTGCGGAAGTCCTTCTGCCCCCGCCGCTCCCACTGTTGGCGGAGCATCGGGAACCGCAGGCGCTCCTCGGCGCGGTCGTCGTTCGTATAGAGCACGAGATCGTCCCCGTCGCTGGCGGCCGGGAAGAAGCCGTACACCCCGCGGGCGCGGAGCACGTCGTCCTTCAGCAGGCGTTCCAGTTCGTCCTTGCCGTCCTGGAACAGCTCGCGGGCCTGCTCGCCGACGACGTCGTCCTGCAAGATGCGGGGGTATTTCCCGTGCAGGTCCCAGGACATAAAGAACGGGGACCAGTCGATATACTCCGCGATCTCCCGCAGCGGGTAATTGTCGAGGACCTTCAGCCCCGTGAAGGCGGGCTTGGGCGCCTCGACGGCCTGCCAGTCCGTCTGGAAGCGACGCTCCAGCGCCTCGGCGTAGGGCACGAGGTTCTTCTCCTGCCGGTTGACGAAGGCTTCGCGGTGCCGCTCCTGGGCCTCGGCGTTCTCCGCCTGCAACTGTTTGAGTTTGTCCGAGTCGAGCATTTTCTCGACCACCGGGACCGACAGGCTGGCGTCGCCGACCCACACCACCGGCGCCCCGTCGTAGTGCGGGGCGATCTTGACCGCGGTGTGGCGGGGGCTGGTGGTCGCCCCGCCGATCAACAGCGGGGTCGTCAGCCCGCGGCGCTGCATCTCCCGGGCGACGCCGGTCATCTCCTCCAAACTCGGCGTAATCAGGCCGGAGAGACCGATAATGTGCGCCCCGCATTTGGCGGCTTCGTCGAGGATCTTGTCGGCCGGCACCATCACGCCGAGGTCCACGACCTCAAAGTTATTGCACCGCAGCACGACGGCGACGATATTCTTGCCGATGTCGTGCACGTCCCCCTTCACCGTGGCGATCAGCACGGTGCCGCGGGTGCTCTTGGCCTCTTCGAGGGAGGCGACCTCGCCGCGCTCCGCCGCCAGGCGGGCCATTTCTTCCTTCTCCGCCTCCATATAGGGGGTGAGGTAGGCGACGGCCCGCTTCATCACGCGGGCGCTTTTAACGACCTGCGGGAGAAACATCTTGCCGGCGCCGAAGAGCTCGCCGACGACGCTCATGCCGTCCATCAGCGGGCCCTGGATCACGTTCAGCGGCCGGTCCAATTTCTGGCGGGCCTCCTCGGTGTCCTCCTCGATAAAGTCGGTGATCCCCCTCAGCAGGGCGTGCTCGATCCGCTTCTCGACGGGGGCCTCCCGCCACTTCAGCTTGTCCGCGTCGTCGGTTTTGCCCTTCGCCTTAACGGTCTCGCCGAACTCGATCAGGCGGTCGGTCGCCTCCGGGTTGCGGTTGAACAGCACGTCCTCGACGAGGTCCCGCAGCTTCGGATCGATCTCCTCGTAAACCTCCAACTGCCCGGCGTTGACGATGCCCATATCGAGCCCAGCGGCGATCGCGTGATACAGGAAGCAGGCGTTGATCGCCTCCCGCACCGGGTCGTTGCCGCGGAAGCCGAACGACACGTTGCTCACCCCGCCGCTGGTCTTGGCGCCGGGGCAACGCCTTTTAATCTCGCGGACGGCGTCGAAGAACTCGACGGCGTAATTCGCGTGCTCTTCCATCCCCGTGCCGACGGTGAGGATGTTGGGGTCGAAGATAATATCCGTCGGGTCCCAGCCGGCTCCGTCGACCAGCAGTTTGTAGGCCCGCTCGCAAATCTCGACCTTGCGGTCGCACTCGGTGGCCTGGCCTTCTTCGTCGAAGGCCATCACCACCGCCGCGGCGCCGTAGCGCCGCAGCAGGCGGGCCTGCTTGAGGAACTCCTCCTCGCCGCCTTTCAGGCTGATCGAGTTGACGACCGGCTTGCCCTGGACGCACTTCAGACCGGCTTCGAGCACCTTCCAGTCGGAGGAGTCGATCATCACCGGCACCGCGGCGACGTCCGGCTCCGCGGAGAGCAGGTTGAGGAACCGGGTCATCGCCTCCGGCCCGTCGATCAGGCCCTCGTCGAGGTTGACGTCGATCAGGTTCGCCCCGCCCTCGACCTGCTGCCGGGCGACGGAGACGGCCTCGTCGTAGTCGTCGTTTTTAATCAGCCGGGCGAAGCGCTTGGAGCCGGTGACGTTGGTCCGTTCGCCGACCATCTGGAAGCCGCTGTCCTCCTTGATTACGACCCGTTCCAGCCCGGCGTAGGTGCTGAACCGCGGGACGTCGGGGATGCGACGGGGCTTGATGCCCTTGGTTTTGCGGGCGATTTCGGCGATGAACTCCGGCGTGGTGCCGCAGCACCCGCCGACGATATTCACCCACCCGCTCTCGGCGAAGTTCTGAACGATGTCGCTGAACTCGCCGGCGGAGGCGTCGAAGCCGCCCATGCCGTCCGGCATACCGGCGTTCGGATAGAGGCTGACGTGGCGGTCGGCGAGCTCCGACAGCGTCTCCGCATACGGCCGAATCTGCTTCGGCCCCAGCGCGCAGTTCATCCCGACCGACAGGCTCGGGAAGTGCTTCACGCTGGCGTAGAAGGCTTCGAGGCTCTGAGCCGTCAGCGTGCGGCCGCCCTCGAACACCGTGCCGGAGATCATCACCGGCACCTCATCCGGGCTCATGCCGCGCTCGTCGAACACCCCGCTGATCGCGAACAGGCACGCCTTCATATTGAGGGTGTCGAAGCTCGTCTCCGGCAGCAATAAATCGACGCCCCCGTCCAGCAGGCCGCGGACCTGCTCGGCGTAGCTCTCGGCGACCTGATCGAAGGTGAACAGCCGGTGACCGGGGTTCTCCGCGTCCTGCGACATGGAGAGGGTCACCTTCGTCGGGCCGATGCTGCCGGCGACGAAGCGGGGTTTGGCCGGGTTCTTCTTCGTGAACTCGTCGGCGACGCCGCGGGCCAATTCGGCGGCGGACTTGTTCAGTTCATACGTCAGTTCGGCGAGGCCGAACTCCTCCATGCTGACCGAGGCCGCGTTGAACGTGTCCGTCTCGATAATATCGCTGCCGGCCTCCAGATACTGGGCGTGAATGCCGCGGATCAGCTCCGGCTGGGTGAGGACGAGAACGTCGTTCGCGTTCTTCAGGTCGATCGGGTGATCTTTAAAGCGTTTCCCGCGGTAATCCGCCTCCGTCGGCCCGGCGCCCATGATGAGCGAGCCCATCGCCCCGTCGAGCAGCAGGATACGGTCCGCGAGGTGATTGCGGAGCAGGTCGGAGCGGCGTTCGGTCGGCACGGCGCGGGCGGGTTGGATCAGTCGACGACTCGGAGAATCGACGTCCGCCTCGGGGGGCGGGCGTCGACGGGCGCCGCGAACGGCGGGGGGAGTGTAGGCGCGGGCGGCCCGGCGCGAACGCCGGGCGTTCCCGGGAGGCCCGTCGCCTCAGGCGCGGACCGGGGCGAGGTTCATGCCGTCGAGGATCTGCTCCGTCGCGGCGGCCTTGTTCAGCACGTAGAAGTGCATACCGGGCACGCCCTCCTCCATCAGTCCGCGGCACTGGTTCACGGCCCAGTCCACGCCGATCTCGAACTGCCCGACGGGGTCGTCCTTCACCGCCTCCAGCGCGGCGGAGAACTTCCTCGGGAAGGTCGAGCCGCACATCGCGGTGATCCGCTTGATGCGGGCGAAGTCCGTCACGGGCATTACGCCGGGGACGATCGGGACGTCGACGCCGATTTCGCCGCAGGCGTCGCGGAACCGCAGGAAGTGGTCGTTCTCGAAAAACAACTGGGTGAAGACGGCGTCCGCCCCGGCGTCGACCTTGCGTTTGAGGTTGGCGAGGTCGGTTTCGGGGTCGCCGCACTCCGGGTGCTTCTCTGGGTAGCCGGCGACGCCGACGCCGAACTCCGGGAACCGCTCCCGCACGAAGGCGACCAGTTCGTTGGCGTAGCGGAACCCGCCGGCGGGCGGCTGCCAGGGGGCGTCGTCCGGGCCGCCCTCGGGCAGATCGCCGCGGAGGGCCATGATGTTCGAGACGCCGGCCTCCTGCGCCGCGTCGAGCCATTCGGCCATGTCCCCGGTCGCGCTGCCCACGCAGGTGAAGTGGGCGGTGACGTTCTGACCGAAGTCGGATTTCAGTTCGCGGCACCAGTCGAGGGTGCGATCGCGGGTACTGCCGCCGGCGCCGTACGTGCAGCTGACGAACGCCGGGTCGTACTCCGCCAGCCGGGCCAGTTCGACGCGGAGGGCCTCGTCGCCGGCCGGCGTTTTCGGGGGGAACATTTCAAACGACAGGCCGAAGCGGTCGGCGTAGACGTCGGACAGATGCATGCGCGGCGGGCGACCGGAGAGAGCGACGGGAGCGGGCGGGGCGGCACGCCGGGGCGGGAAGCGGCGGCGAATCAGGGGGACCGCGGCGGAGCGACGCCGGTTCACCAAGGGCGTTGGCGGCTCGGGGAGGCCCCGGACCTGCGGCGAGGCCGGAGTCGCCCGGCAGCGTAAGCGACCGGCGCCCCGCCCGACGACCGCGCAAAACGGGTTTGCCCCGATGGTCGGCACATTTTACGCTCTCTCCCTGATTGCCGGAACCGGACCGGTGAAGTTCTGCTCGCGCGTCCGGTCAGCGCCGGACCCGCCGCGCCCTTCGGCCGGCTCCCCTCCCCTCGTTTTCGTCGCCTGTGCCGCCCATGACCGCCGCCGCTGCCACTGAAGTTCTGCCCTACAAGGTGGCGAACGTGTCCGAGGAGCAGTTCGAGCACCTGGCCGCCCTGGGCCGCCGGGAGATCGAACTGGCCGAGGTCGAGATGCCCGGCCTGATGTCGCTGCGGGAGAAATACGCCGGCCAGAAGCCGCTGGCCGGCGCCCGCATCGCCGGGTGTCTGCACATGACGATCCAGACGGCGGTCCTGATCGAGACCCTCATCGAGCTGGGCGCGGAGATCCGCTGGAGCTCCTGCAACATCTTCTCCACCCAGAATCACGCGGCGATCGCGTTGGCGAAGATCGGGATCCCGATCTTCGCCTGGAAGGGCGAGACGGAGGAGGAGTTCAACTGGTGCATCGAGCAGACGATCTTCTTCCCGTCCAAGGACGGCGGCGAACCGAAGCCGCTGAACATGATCCTCGACGACGGCGGGGACCTCACCAAGCTGGTCCACGACGCCTACCCGGAGCTGCTGGAGGACATCCGCGGCCTCACCGAGGAGACCACCACCGGCGTGCACCGCCTGCACCAGATGCACCGGGCCGGCAAGCTCGGCTGCCCGGCGATCAACGTCAACGACTCGGTCACCAAAAGTAAGTTCGACAACCTCTACGGCTGCCGCGAGAGCCTCGCCGACGGCATCAAGCGGGCCACCGACGTGATGGTCGCCGGCAAGGTCTGCGTGGTCTGCGGCTTCGGCGACGTCGGCAAGGGCTCCGCCGACGCCCTCAAGGGCCTCGGCGCCCGCGTCATCGTCACCGAGATCGACCCCATCTGCGCCCTGCAGGCCGCGATGGAAGGCTACGAGGTCACCACCCTCGAAGATTGCTGCGAAGAGGCGGACATCTTCGTCACCGCCACCGGCTGCGACGACGTCATCCGGGGCGAACATATCGACCGGATGAAGCACAACGCGATCATCTGCAACATCGGGCACTTCGACAGCGAGATTCAGGTCGCCTACCTGAACAAGCACAAGGAGGTCACCAGGGAGCGCCTCAAGAAGGACAGCGACGAGGGCGGCCCGGTCGACCGCTACACCTACCCGGACGGCACCAGCCGCATCGTGCTGGCCGAGGGCCGTCTGGTGAACCTCGGCTGCGCCACCGGCCACCCCTCCTTCGTGATGAGCAACAGCTTCACGAACCAGGTCGTCGCCCAGCTCGCCCTGTGGCAGAACCCGGACGAGTGGGGCGTCGACGTGCATGTCCTGCCCAAGGAACTGGACGAAGAGGTCGCCCGCCTGCACCTGGACAAGATCGGCGTGAAGCTCACCAAGCTCACCCCGGAGCAGGCCGAGAACCTCGGCATCCCGCAGAACGGCCCGTTCAAGCCCGACTACTACCGGTATTGAGTCGTCCCCCGGCCGTCGGCCGGGCGTGCGATCGTTTTCCAGCGCCCCGAACGCCCAAGCGTCCGGGGCGTCGTTCTTACGTCACGTGATCTTTCAGCAGGTCCGTCGCCCAGGCGGCGGCGTCCGGCGGGAGCGGCGGCGCAATGCGGGCGAGGTCGGCGTAGAGGTTCCGACGCCGGAACGGCCCGTCGTCATAGGCTCGATCGAACGCGGCCTGCAGATCCAACGCGATCGGCGGGGTGTCCGCCTCCAGCGGGATCGAAATGCGCGGCAACGGGTTGCGCAGCGGGATGGGGTACACCTCGTACCGGTTCGGAATGTCCCCGCGGGCGACGCAGGCGTGGTAGGCCGCGTCCCGAAGGACTTGCGCCCGATCGTCGTCCGGTAACGCCGTCGTTGGCTGACCGGCCCGTAGCAAATCGACTTCGATGAGGTGCTGTCGGGTCCCCAGAACGTCGTGCTGCTTGGCGAGGTAGCTGTCCCTCCCGGGTCCGCGGGCCTTGTTGCTGGGCGAAAGGATTTCCAGCACGGCCACGACGCGTTCCTGTCCCCCGGCTCGCGACCTGATCTCCACGAAGCGCTCGCGGTGCGGGTCGTGATCCGCCACCACGACCACCGGAGCCGTCGCGGCAGCCACCAGCGTCGCGTCCCCGGCTCCCGGCCCGTCAGACGGGGCGTCAGGCTGCGCCGGCGCCGACTCGCGCCGCAGCACGTTTGCATCCGGCTCGACGTTTCGCCCGCCGGGGCCGATCCAGACTCGTTCGTCAGCCGAGGCGAGATACCCCTCCGGAAGCGTCCGCTGCAGCTGACTCATGACGGCGGTGATCAACGCCCCATGCAGCGCCGGGAATTGGCCAGGATCTTCCAGAAATGGATCCATTCCGGGGAACGGCGAGGGCATCGGCGGGAGCTCCTGACGGAGAACGTGCGGGAAGGCGCAAGGACATTCTACCCGGCCCCGCGATCGGTCGCCGGGGGCGAGGCGTGCCGGTAAACTCTGCCCGTTCGCCCCGTTCCGTACTTTGTGGCTTGCCGATGTCCGCTCCCAATCGCCGCACGCTCCTCAAATCCGCCCTCGGCGCCGCCGCGGCGACCGCCGGCGTCGCGGCGTTCGCCCCCCGCCCCGCCCGGGCCGATCACCACGGCGACAAGAAGAGCGGCAAGCCCTTCGACATCTCCCTCGCCCAGTGGTCCTTCCACAAAGCGCTCGGTGCGAACGAGTTCTCCAACCTGGAGTTCCCCGCGGAGACCAAGAAGCTGGGCATCTCCGCCGTGGAGTACGTCAACCGCTTCTTCAAGAACACCTCCGACGAGTACCTCACGGAGCTGAAGGGCCGCTGCGAGGACGAGGGCGTCACCAGCGTCCTGATCATGGTCGACGGCGAGGGCCAGCTCGGCGCCGCCGACGAGGCGGAGCGGAAGAAGTCCGTCAAAAACCACGAGAAGTGGCTGAAAAGCGCCCAGGCGCTGGGCTGCCACTCGATCCGCGTGAACGCCGGCAGCAGCGGAACCTTCACGGAGCAGATGGAGCGGGCCGCCGACGGCCTGCGTCAGCTCTGCGAGTTGGCCGACGGCTACGACCAGAACGTCATCGTGGAGAACCACGGCGGCCTGAGCTCCAACGCCGGCTGGCTGGCCGGGGTGATGGAGCTGTGCGACCACCCCCGCGTCGGCACGCTGCCGGACTTCGGCAACTTCCGCATCAACGGCGAGCGGACCTTCGACCCGTACAAGGGCGTGCGGATCCTCACGCCCTACGCCAAGGGCATGTCCGCCAAGAGCTACGACTTCCCCGAACCGGCTCCCTCCACCATCACTGAGGGCCGCGGGCTGAAGTTCGACCTCGTCACGATGTGCAAGATCGTCACCGACGCCGGCTACCACGGCTACATCGGCGTGGAATACGAGGGCGGCAAGCTGAGCGAGCGGGACGGGATCGTCCGCACCCGCGAGATCCTCGAAGCCGCCCGCGAGCAGCTTTCGGCGTGAGCGTCGCCGCGAGCGCCCCGAGCCCCCCGCCCGCCCCGATCGCTTCGACTGCCGCCCCGCCGGACTCCGCCCCCGCCCCGCCGTCCCCGGCCCGACCGGGGGGGGCGGCGGCGGACCCGGCAGCGGTGCATGCCGCGGCGAAGACGGAGCGGCAGGCCGCCGTCGATCGCTGGCGCCGGTGGGACGACCGTCTCTCCGCCGGCCGCGGCGTCGTCTTTCTCGCCGCCGTCGCCGTCGCGATCGGTTGGGCGACGGGATCGTGGACCGGATGGTGGCTGCTGGGTCCGGCGGTCGCCTTCGCGGCACTCTGCCTGATCCACGAGGGCGTCGCGTCGAAACAGGCGTTTGCCGCCCGAGCCGTCACCCACCACGACCACGCCCGGCTGCGGATCGGCGGCGGGCTGGTCCCCGACGCGGACGCCGGCGCCGATCTGCTCCCCCCGGACCGGCCGCACGCCGCGGACCTGGATCTGTTCGGGGAGGCCGGGCTGTTCCGTCAACTGTCCTGCGCCCGCACCGCCGGCGGCCGGGCGACCTTGGCAGGCTGGTTGCTCGCCCCCGCCGAGCCGGACGAAGTGCGCACCCGGCAGCGGGCCGCGGAGGCACTGGCCGGCGAGGTGCGGCTCCGCGAACGCCTCGCCCTGCTGCCCGGCGATCCGCCGGCGCCGCCGGGCGATCCCGTCGCGATCGTCCCCCCGCGGCCGTTGCCGGCGGGGGTGCGACTCGCCGCCCTCGTGCTGGGGGCGGCCGCGGTGTTCGGGCTGGGCTGGTGGCTGATCGCCGCCGGTTCGGTCGGCATCCTGCTGGCGGCGGCGGGCGGACAGGGGGCGTTGCAGTACGTCTTTCGCGACCGCGTGACCGCGGCGGGGGACTATTCCGAACGCACCGGGGGCGGCCTCACGTTGCTGGCCGGCGTCCTGCGGCTGCTGGAGCGCTGCGAGCCCCCCGCCCCCGCTGTCGCAGTGCTGAGGGACTCGTTGAACGATCAGGAGACCGGGGAGACGCCCTCCGAGGCGGTCGCCCGGCTGGCCTCGATCGCCCGGCGATTGGAGACGAGCCGGAACAATCAGTTTGTCGCGGTGGCCTCCGCCGTGTTCGCCCTGCCGCTGTTCCACGCCCACGCGATCGCCCGCTGGGCGGAGACGCACGGCGGCCGTCTGTCCGACTGGGCCGCCGCCGCCGGCCGGTTCGAGGCGCTGCTGTCGCTGGCCCGCTGGCGGTTCGAGCGCCCGGCGTTCGTCGTGCCGCGGTATTCGTCAGAAAGCGGCGCCGCCCGGTTCGTCGCCACGGGGCTCGGGCACCCCCTGCTCCCGCAAGCCGACTGCATCCGCAACGACGTGGCCCTCGCCGTCGGCGCCCCCTCCGACGGCTCGACGCATGAGGATTCGTCCCCCGGCGCCCCCGCCCTGCTGTTGGTCAGCGGGTCGAACATGTCCGGCAAGAGCACGCTGCTGCGGGCAGTGGGCGTGAACGCCACGCTCGCCGGCGCCGGGGCAGCGGTCTGCGCGACCTCGCTGTCGCTGGCCCCCTGTCGGGTGCGGAGCGTGATGCGGGTCACGGACAGTCTGGCGGACGGCAAAAGCCTGTTCTTCGAGAGCGTCCGCCGTCTGGCCGGCGTGCTGGACGACGCGGCCGCGGCCGGGCCGCCGGTCCTGTTCCTATTGGACGAAATCCTGCAGGGCACGAACTCCGCCGACCGCCGCATCGGCGCCGAGGCCGTGGTCCGCACCCTGCTGGACCGCGGCGCCTTCGGGTTGGTGACGACGCACGACCTCGCCCTGACGGAGCTGGCCGACGACCTCGGCACCCGGGCGGCGAACGTGCACTTCCGCGACCACCTCGCCGACGGCCGCATGACCTTCGACCACCGCCTGCGGCCGGGCGTGGTCCCGCGGAGCAACGCCCTAGAGCTGATGCGCCTGGTCGGCATCGTCCCCCGGGAGGGATAGCGCGAACCGCAGACGGTGGTGGCGGATTTCGCTTCGTGAGCCCGGAGCGCAAGCTCCGGGCTCACGATCGACTGGCCGCGTCAGTGGGAGCCGACCTCGGCGGCTCGCAGGACGCCGACCACGCCGACGCCGATCCAGAACACGTTCAGCAGCGTGTAGGCCCAGTCCTTCTTCAGGATCGCGCACCAGGAGAGCAGGACGGCGTCGACGGTGTTGAACGCCCAGACGAACAGGAACGGACTCTCCGGGCCCAGCCAACTGACCAGTGAGAAACTGAAGATCCGCATCAGGACCCCCGTCATCTCGACGGCTCGAATATTGCGTTCCACCAAAGCGTTCAGGCGGCGGAGGGGAGACATACCGGGGTCGTGCGACGCACGTCGTGGGAGGGGCGAACCAGAGTGAGCAGAAGATGTATACCCCTTCTGCCGTCCGTCACCGCTCCCGCCGTCGCCGCATGAGCGAACGAGCCGCAAATAGACGGTTCTACGGCGGTCTCACCCTCGGTCGGGCGCCGCAGCCGTTCAGTGGCCTCGCGCCGCGCGACGCCGGCTGAGGGACCATTCGCACAGCGCGACCAGCGCCGCGGAAAGTCCGAACGCCGGCAGGAGCACGCAGAGCAGCGCGATTCCGCCCCAGAGCCAAACCGGAACGGCCTCCGCGGAGGTGTCGCGGGGGAAGCCGGTCCGCCCGGCGGGCCGCCGCTTCCACCACATCCATAGGCCCGTGACGGGCAGCGCGACCAGCGCCACGCAGGCGATCAGCCACAGAACCTTTGACGCCGGGCCGAACACGCTGCCGACGTGCAGCGGGTAGGCCCAGGTGTGCCACCAGTAGCGTTCGTTGTCCGCGAGGTCCTCGTGCCCGAACGCGTCGCCGGTGTGCCGGTGCAATTTGAAGCCGGTCGAATTCATCGCCCCGTAGGTGCCGCGGGCGTAGTCGTTGATCGCCGACACCTCGTAATGGGCCCCGGGCTCGTGCGGGATGGAGATGGTCACGTCGCGGGCGGGGTCGAACGCCCGCGCCTCCGCCACGGCCTGCCCGAACGTGAACCTCGGGGCGGCGTCCTCTTCGGCGGTCTCGCCGGGCGGCGGATCGTCGGCGGTCGGCGCCGTTGCGGCGAAGAGCGGCGCGCTGACGACGTGAAACGACTTGCCCCAGACAAGCGTGTAAAAGAGGCCCGTCACGAAGATCGTCATGCAGACCGGCCAGAGGTAGATCCCCGTCAGGGCGTGCAGATCGCGCAGCCGGGTGTAGGGCTTGGCCGACCACCGCGCCTTCCAGACGCCCCGCACCTTCTCCTTGCGGCGGGGCCACCAGAGGTAGGCGCCCGTCAGAAACAGGACGATCGTCCAGCAGGTCGCCAGTTCGACGACGATCCGTCCGGGGGTCCCGGCAAACAGTGTGCGGTGGATCTCCAGGACGACGCGGAAAAATCCGCTGAGCTTCTGCGGCCCGCCGGAGACGGCCTGCACCTCCGCGGTGGAGGGATGGACATAGACCGTGGTCCCCCGGCCCCGGCGGCCCCCGCCGCCCTCGCCGGCGTCGGCTTCGCTGTCCGCCGCGTCGGTCGCGGACGGGCGGGGCTCCATCTTCACCTCGACCGTCCGCCGGGCGTCGGCGTGCCAGGTCAGGCCGGTGGCCCGCTGCTCGGGCAGGGCGGCTTCGGCGGCGTCGACGATCGCCTGGGCGGCGGCCGGCTCGCCCCCCGCCGTCGACTCCGCGGCGAATAGCTGCTCGCGATTGGCGACGTCGCCGATCTCCGCGGCGAACAGATAGATCCCGCCGGTCAGCGCCGCCACAATTACGATCGGGGCGACGAACAGCCCGGCGTAGAAGTGCCAGCGCCAGATCACGCGGAACAGCGTCTGCCCCGGCCGGGCGAGCCGCGGCTGCGTTTCCCGCCCCGGGGCGACCGGCCGGGGGACGGCCGGTCCGGGGGCGACCGGGCGGGGGACGTCGGCGGTCGGTGACTCAGCGAGCAGACGGCTCATCGCAAGCCTCAGGGGAAGACGACCGCACGGGCGGCGGGGCGGCAGGCGACGCCCCCCGCGAGGGATGGGAGAACACGGCGCCCCGGGCGAACGGGGCGCCGGGGAGGCTCAGCGGGTGGGCTCGTCCGGCGGGGCCTGGGGCCGGCCCGGCTTGGTAACGATCTTCACCCCGTCGATCCGAAGGGGGTCGAGTTCCTCCCGTCCCGCCTCGACGGCGACCGTCCACTGCGACTCACGGACTTCGTCGTAGGCGCCGCCGAGCTGGTCCGGCGAACCCAACACCGACGGGTCCTTCCGCCAGACGAGGGTGACGTCGTAGGTTCCCGGCGGCGCCCCGTCGCCCTGCTCGTAGGTCTGCAGGACGAACGTGCCGTCGGCGTCCACCTTGCCCCACGGCTTGGACTTACGAACGTCGATCGGCCCGCCCTGGGGATACAGGGTCAGCACCGCGTTCTCCGGAACCTCGCCGTTGATCAGCACGGCGCCGCGGACCGGCTGGGTTTCGACCTGCCAGTCCTCGCGGCCGGAGCACCCGACCAGCCCCAGCGCCGCGACGCAGCAGGCCCGGGAGAGGAACCGCGTGCCTGGGAAGTGAAACGACGCCATCAGAAGCCCTCCTCGACTTCGCGGCCGTTGATGGAGCTGCGGGCGGAGACGGCGTCGTAGGAGACGGATTCGCTCATGAACTGAACGGAGCCGTCCGCCATCAGCAGGTTCACGCCGCCGGAGTGGAAGGAGTACGGCGCCCCGAACCAGTTGGCCACGTTGACGACCCGGTCGCCCGTGGACCAGAGGATGTCGAAGTCGCCCGGCTCGTTCCAGACGATCGCCTGCGTGAACCACCACCCGGCGTTCGCATGCGAGACCCAGGGGTCCTTCGCCCGGCCGTAGGTCCACGGCGGGAGACCGCCGTTCATCGTCGGGTTCTCGCGATCCTCGACGTACAGCGAGGAGCGGCCGGCCGCCTCGTAGACCATGCAGGTGTTCGTCGTGCCGTCGAGGATGTCGGCGATCCGGTGCGGATCGCCGTCGAACAGGGAGGCGTGGTTCGCCCAGTCGGAGGCGTTCCGCAGCACGGAGTAGTCCGTGGTCTGCCAGCCGTTGTCGGGCAGCGTATTCCCGGCCGACGGGTTGGAGGGGCACGAGTAATACTCGGGCATCAGCGTCTTCAGGTCCTCGTTCGCCGGGTCGTCCCAGGGGACGCTGTAGTCGTAGTTCCTGGCGAGATTCGCTTGGTCGGCCTGCGGCAGGATCGCCACGGCCCAGTTCGCCGTGTTGCTGGTCCAGGTCAGCGGGAAGTAGCGGTAGGTGTCGTGGTAGTTATGCATGGCCAGCCCAATCTGCTTGAGATTGTTGCCGCACTGCATCTTGCGGGCGGCTTCGCGGGCCTGCTGGACGGCGGGCAGCAGCAGACTGACCAGGATCGCGATCACCGCGATCACCACCAGCAATTCGATCAGCGTGAAGCCGACGCGACGTGGGCTCCGGGAAGGTGACGACAGACGGGAGGACGGAGGCATCCGAGGACAGTCTCGAGGTGGATAGGGGGCGACAATCCAG
Coding sequences within:
- a CDS encoding sugar phosphate isomerase/epimerase family protein, whose amino-acid sequence is MSAPNRRTLLKSALGAAAATAGVAAFAPRPARADHHGDKKSGKPFDISLAQWSFHKALGANEFSNLEFPAETKKLGISAVEYVNRFFKNTSDEYLTELKGRCEDEGVTSVLIMVDGEGQLGAADEAERKKSVKNHEKWLKSAQALGCHSIRVNAGSSGTFTEQMERAADGLRQLCELADGYDQNVIVENHGGLSSNAGWLAGVMELCDHPRVGTLPDFGNFRINGERTFDPYKGVRILTPYAKGMSAKSYDFPEPAPSTITEGRGLKFDLVTMCKIVTDAGYHGYIGVEYEGGKLSERDGIVRTREILEAAREQLSA
- a CDS encoding MutS-related protein, with product MSVAASAPSPPPAPIASTAAPPDSAPAPPSPARPGGAAADPAAVHAAAKTERQAAVDRWRRWDDRLSAGRGVVFLAAVAVAIGWATGSWTGWWLLGPAVAFAALCLIHEGVASKQAFAARAVTHHDHARLRIGGGLVPDADAGADLLPPDRPHAADLDLFGEAGLFRQLSCARTAGGRATLAGWLLAPAEPDEVRTRQRAAEALAGEVRLRERLALLPGDPPAPPGDPVAIVPPRPLPAGVRLAALVLGAAAVFGLGWWLIAAGSVGILLAAAGGQGALQYVFRDRVTAAGDYSERTGGGLTLLAGVLRLLERCEPPAPAVAVLRDSLNDQETGETPSEAVARLASIARRLETSRNNQFVAVASAVFALPLFHAHAIARWAETHGGRLSDWAAAAGRFEALLSLARWRFERPAFVVPRYSSESGAARFVATGLGHPLLPQADCIRNDVALAVGAPSDGSTHEDSSPGAPALLLVSGSNMSGKSTLLRAVGVNATLAGAGAAVCATSLSLAPCRVRSVMRVTDSLADGKSLFFESVRRLAGVLDDAAAAGPPVLFLLDEILQGTNSADRRIGAEAVVRTLLDRGAFGLVTTHDLALTELADDLGTRAANVHFRDHLADGRMTFDHRLRPGVVPRSNALELMRLVGIVPREG
- a CDS encoding PepSY-associated TM helix domain-containing protein is translated as MSRLLAESPTADVPRPVAPGPAVPRPVAPGRETQPRLARPGQTLFRVIWRWHFYAGLFVAPIVIVAALTGGIYLFAAEIGDVANREQLFAAESTAGGEPAAAQAIVDAAEAALPEQRATGLTWHADARRTVEVKMEPRPSATDAADSEADAGEGGGGRRGRGTTVYVHPSTAEVQAVSGGPQKLSGFFRVVLEIHRTLFAGTPGRIVVELATCWTIVLFLTGAYLWWPRRKEKVRGVWKARWSAKPYTRLRDLHALTGIYLWPVCMTIFVTGLFYTLVWGKSFHVVSAPLFAATAPTADDPPPGETAEEDAAPRFTFGQAVAEARAFDPARDVTISIPHEPGAHYEVSAINDYARGTYGAMNSTGFKLHRHTGDAFGHEDLADNERYWWHTWAYPLHVGSVFGPASKVLWLIACVALVALPVTGLWMWWKRRPAGRTGFPRDTSAEAVPVWLWGGIALLCVLLPAFGLSAALVALCEWSLSRRRAARGH
- a CDS encoding DUF1559 domain-containing protein, with protein sequence MPPSSRLSSPSRSPRRVGFTLIELLVVIAVIAILVSLLLPAVQQAREAARKMQCGNNLKQIGLAMHNYHDTYRYFPLTWTSNTANWAVAILPQADQANLARNYDYSVPWDDPANEDLKTLMPEYYSCPSNPSAGNTLPDNGWQTTDYSVLRNASDWANHASLFDGDPHRIADILDGTTNTCMVYEAAGRSSLYVEDRENPTMNGGLPPWTYGRAKDPWVSHANAGWWFTQAIVWNEPGDFDILWSTGDRVVNVANWFGAPYSFHSGGVNLLMADGSVQFMSESVSYDAVSARSSINGREVEEGF